In one Nicotiana sylvestris chromosome 8, ASM39365v2, whole genome shotgun sequence genomic region, the following are encoded:
- the LOC138875815 gene encoding uncharacterized protein — protein MFFYLTTLSLQHFISEDIPVLGEETPDNERFVVTEAWKHSDFLCKNNILNCLEDGLYNVCSVMETSKELWNALEKKYKTEDAGLKKFVAAKFLDFKMVDSKFVITQVQELQVIVHDLLAEGMVINEAFQVAAFIEKLPPMWKDFKNYLKHKRKEMTLEDLIVRLRIEEDNKTAEKKSRENSTIMCANIVEEAPTSKKKKKPSGPKNYPSKKKFKGNCHNCGKVGHKAAECRAPKKDKKKSQANMIEKND, from the exons atgttcttctacttgaccaCACTCAGTCTGCAACACTTTATTAGCGAGGACATTCCAGTCCTAGGAGAAGAGACTCCGGATAATGAGCGATTTGTGGTCACTGAGGcatggaagcattctgacttcttgtgcaAAAATAATATATTGAATTGTTTGGAAGATGGCTTGTACAACGTTTGCAGTGTCATGGAGACTTCGAAAGAGTTGTGGAATGCTCTTGAAAAGAAGTACAAGACGGAAGATGCTGGACTAAAGAAATTTGTTGCCGCAAAATTCTTGGACTTTAAAATGGTTGATAGTAAGTTTGTCATTACTCAAGTTCAAGAATTACAAGTCATCGTTcatgacctccttgctgaag gtatggtcataaatgaaGCGTTTCAAGTTGCGGCATTTATTGAAAAGTTGCCTCCGATGTGGAAGGACTTTAAGAATTACTTGAAACATAAGCGCAAGGAGATGACGCTTGAAGACCTTATTGTTCGCCTAAGGATTGAAGAGGACAACAAGACTGCAGAAAAGAAGTCTCGTGAAAATTCAACAATAATGTgtgcaaatattgttgaagaagCTCCAAcgagtaaaaagaaaaagaagccatctggaccaaagaattacccaagcaagAAGAAATTCAAAGGTAATTGCCACAATTGTGGAAAGGTTGGACACAAGGCTGCTGAATGTCGTGCACCAAAGAAGGACAAGAAGAAAAGTCAAGCAAACATGATTGAGAAGAATGATTAA